A segment of the Nakamurella flava genome:
AGTTGCTGACCATGCGCCGGATCCAGGCCGGGGGACACCGACCGTTGGGTCTCGTGGGTGGGGCCACCGGCCTGATCGGGGATCCGCGGATGTCCGGCGAGCGGGTGCTCAACGACGCGGACACCGTGGCCGGGTGGGTGGATCGCATCCGGTCCCAGGTCGAGCGGTTCCTGGACTTCGACGGGGAGTACGCCGCGCGCATCGTCAACAACCTGGACTGGACGGCGCCGCTGTCGGCCATCGATTTCCTGCGGGACGTGGGCAAGCACTTCCGGATGGGTCGGATGCTGGCCAAGGAGACGGTGTCGGCCCGCCTGCACAGCGACGAGGGACTGTCCTTCACCGAGTTCAGCTACCAGATCCTGCAGGGGATGGACTACCTGGAGCTGTACCGCCGGTACGGGTGCACGCTGCAGACCGGGGGCAGTGACCAGTGGGGCAACCTGACCAGCGGGACCGAGCTCATCCGCAAGGTGACCGGGTCCACCGTGCACGCCCTGGCCACTCCGCTCATCACCAAGGCGGACGGCACCAAGTTCGGCAAGTCCGAGGGCGGCGCGATCTGGCTGGACCCGCAGATGCTGAGCCCGTACGCCTTCTACCAGTTCTGGATCAACGCCGACGATCGGGACGTCGTACGCCTCCTGAAGGTCTTCACCTTCCGGTCGCTCGACGAGATCGCCGATCTGGCCGAGCAGACGGCGAGCCGTCCGCAGGCGCGCGCCGCGCAGCGGGCACTGGCGGCGGACGTGACCACTCTGGTGCACGGCGCCGCGGCCACCGAGGGGGCGATCGCGGCCAGTGGCGCTCTCTTCGGACGGGGCGATCTGGCTGCGGTGGACGAACCCACCCTGGCGGCGGCGCTGGTCGAGGCGGGACTGACCGATCTCCCCGTGGGAGCGGCGGACGGGCCGACCGTCGTGCAATTGCTGCGCGAGACCGGGCTGGCGGCATCGCTGTCGGAGGCGCGGCGCATCGTCGCCGAAGGTGGGGCGGTCGTGAACAACCAGCGGATCGGCGAACCGGATCACCGACCCGCGGCGTCGGATCTGCTCTTCGGGCAGTACCTGGTGGTGCGCCGGGGCCGGAAGGCCATCGCGGGCGTCCGGGCCGTCGCCGGCTGACTGTGACCGCCCCGACAGCGGGACCCGCGGGAACAGAACGCGGGCCCGGGTCGTTGACCCGTCCGCACGCCCTGTGACGCCCGCCGTCGCAGGTCCCGGTAGCACCTTCGGACCGGCCAACACGCCGCCTGAACTGGGGACTTGACTCCTCGCCGAAGCGTGCGTAACGTTCTTGGAGCTTCGCGAGGAACCGAACGGCCGGGATTCAACTCCCAGGGCACAGGGCGGCTCGCGCAGCACCCCACCTTGAACCTTCGACTCCCGGCTCCGCTGGGGGTCAACCGGCGTGCGCCGGTGAGGCGAAAGGGCCCGCGAATCCGGCGGTTTGAAATTGCCGGAGACAGCAGGTAGCTTTGCCCGGGTCATTGAGCAGGAAATGCCGAGAGGTCATCTGCAAAATGGTCGTCGACAACTACATCCGGTGTTTCTTTGGGACAAGTCTCGACATTTCCTGAGAAATACAGCGATTTGCAATCGCGCACCGGGCCGGATACAGTGGTCACAGCC
Coding sequences within it:
- the tyrS gene encoding tyrosine--tRNA ligase, with protein sequence MARVTDQLPDVLRDLSARDLIAQSTDLAALGADMTAGPITAYVGFDPTAPSLHIGNLVQLLTMRRIQAGGHRPLGLVGGATGLIGDPRMSGERVLNDADTVAGWVDRIRSQVERFLDFDGEYAARIVNNLDWTAPLSAIDFLRDVGKHFRMGRMLAKETVSARLHSDEGLSFTEFSYQILQGMDYLELYRRYGCTLQTGGSDQWGNLTSGTELIRKVTGSTVHALATPLITKADGTKFGKSEGGAIWLDPQMLSPYAFYQFWINADDRDVVRLLKVFTFRSLDEIADLAEQTASRPQARAAQRALAADVTTLVHGAAATEGAIAASGALFGRGDLAAVDEPTLAAALVEAGLTDLPVGAADGPTVVQLLRETGLAASLSEARRIVAEGGAVVNNQRIGEPDHRPAASDLLFGQYLVVRRGRKAIAGVRAVAG